The following proteins are co-located in the Acinetobacter sp. NCu2D-2 genome:
- the ampD gene encoding 1,6-anhydro-N-acetylmuramyl-L-alanine amidase AmpD, whose protein sequence is MQQAAEFYVKNGQLIGARQIPSPNFNQRPEHTDIQLVVVHNISLPPSQFGGGYIEQFFQNKLDWSVHPYFQTIEGMQVSSHLLILRSGEVLQFVNFNDRAWHAGRSSYLGKKECNDYSIGIELEGSDDLPFEQAQYQSLVNVVTALQAHYPKIQQHIAGHSDIAPGRKTDPGPFFDWAKFREHLAHSKNI, encoded by the coding sequence ATGCAACAGGCAGCGGAATTTTATGTGAAAAATGGGCAACTGATTGGTGCACGACAGATTCCTTCACCAAATTTTAATCAGCGTCCTGAGCATACCGATATTCAGCTGGTTGTCGTACATAATATTAGTTTACCACCATCGCAATTTGGCGGTGGTTATATCGAACAGTTTTTCCAGAATAAACTTGATTGGTCTGTACATCCTTATTTCCAAACTATCGAAGGGATGCAGGTGTCCTCGCATCTTCTGATTTTACGTTCAGGAGAAGTCCTGCAATTTGTGAATTTTAATGATCGCGCTTGGCATGCAGGCCGCTCAAGTTATTTGGGTAAAAAGGAATGTAACGATTATTCGATTGGTATTGAACTGGAGGGCAGTGATGATCTGCCTTTTGAACAGGCTCAGTATCAAAGTTTAGTGAACGTTGTTACAGCTTTACAGGCACATTATCCAAAAATTCAACAGCATATTGCAGGGCATTCTGACATTGCCCCAGGACGTAAAACTGACCCAGGTCCATTTTTTGATTGGGCAAAGTTTCGTGAACATTTAGCGCATTCTAAAAATATATAA
- the murJ gene encoding murein biosynthesis integral membrane protein MurJ has protein sequence MNRMALWRSTVIVSAMTMLSRVLGLVRDVVLLNVFGAGKDFDTFVVAFRIPNFFRRLFAEGAFSQAFIPVLTEYKTTRTHAEVQILISRVFGCLATFMTTLTLIAMIAAPAILYIYAPGFHGDAEKFALATEMFRLTIPYLLFMSLTAFASSILNSYGSFSTPAFAPVLLNITMIAAAWWLTPYMAEPIMALGWAVVIAGFLQLVIQIPELWRKKLLIPPKVDFKHEGVDRIMKLMLPALFGVSVTQINLLLNTIWASFMQDGSVSWLYSAERMTELPLGLIGVAIGTVILPSLSARHAEQDQTKFRGMIDWAAKIIVMVGVPASIALFMLSTPIIQALFQHGQFDFEDTQMTALALQCMSAGVISFMLIKVFAPGFYAQQDTKTPVRVGLMAVAANAILNVVFIGIFKLINWEAEHMALALASSGSALVNAGMLYFYLHKRNIYRFGAHWKKLIAQFAVANIAMIAALYMGLQWYNGDVAQWVRVLEVAGLCVVGIVAYLVALIVVGIRPRHLKP, from the coding sequence GTGAATAGGATGGCGCTTTGGCGTTCGACTGTAATCGTCAGTGCGATGACCATGTTGTCACGCGTACTGGGCTTAGTCCGAGATGTGGTCTTACTGAATGTATTTGGTGCAGGTAAAGATTTCGATACTTTTGTGGTCGCATTTCGTATTCCAAACTTTTTTCGGCGCTTATTTGCTGAAGGTGCATTTTCTCAAGCCTTTATTCCGGTATTAACCGAATATAAAACCACGCGTACTCATGCAGAAGTACAGATTCTGATTAGTCGGGTTTTTGGTTGCCTAGCGACTTTTATGACCACGCTGACATTGATTGCCATGATCGCTGCACCTGCGATTTTGTATATCTACGCACCTGGGTTCCATGGTGATGCTGAGAAATTTGCCTTAGCCACAGAGATGTTTCGTCTCACGATTCCATACTTACTGTTCATGTCTTTAACGGCATTTGCCAGCAGTATTCTCAACAGTTATGGTTCGTTTAGTACACCTGCTTTTGCGCCAGTACTTTTGAATATCACCATGATTGCTGCCGCGTGGTGGCTGACACCATACATGGCTGAGCCAATTATGGCTTTGGGTTGGGCAGTTGTCATTGCTGGTTTCTTACAGCTGGTGATTCAAATTCCTGAATTATGGCGTAAAAAATTACTGATTCCACCTAAGGTCGACTTTAAGCACGAAGGTGTCGATCGCATCATGAAATTGATGCTTCCTGCTTTATTTGGTGTGTCAGTAACGCAGATTAACTTGTTATTGAATACCATTTGGGCGTCATTTATGCAGGATGGTTCGGTCTCATGGTTGTACAGTGCAGAACGAATGACAGAGTTGCCTCTTGGTTTGATTGGTGTGGCGATTGGTACGGTGATTTTACCTTCGCTTTCAGCACGCCATGCTGAACAAGATCAGACTAAATTCCGCGGGATGATTGATTGGGCTGCAAAAATTATTGTTATGGTCGGTGTACCAGCCAGCATCGCATTATTTATGTTATCAACCCCGATCATTCAAGCGTTATTCCAACATGGTCAGTTTGACTTTGAAGATACACAAATGACTGCGCTTGCTTTGCAGTGTATGAGTGCAGGCGTGATTTCATTTATGTTGATTAAGGTATTTGCACCCGGTTTCTATGCGCAGCAAGACACTAAAACACCTGTACGCGTTGGTTTAATGGCAGTGGCTGCTAATGCCATTTTAAACGTGGTGTTTATTGGTATCTTTAAACTGATAAATTGGGAAGCTGAGCATATGGCTTTGGCACTTGCTTCGTCAGGCTCTGCTTTGGTCAATGCGGGTATGCTGTATTTCTACTTGCATAAACGTAATATTTACCGTTTTGGTGCACATTGGAAGAAATTAATCGCACAGTTTGCGGTTGCGAATATTGCCATGATTGCTGCGCTATATATGGGTTTACAGTGGTATAACGGTGATGTTGCCCAGTGGGTGCGTGTATTAGAAGTTGCGGGCCTTTGTGTAGTAGGTATTGTGGCTTACCTTGTGGCATTGATTGTCGTCGGTATTCGTCCGCGTCATTTAAAACCTTAA
- a CDS encoding DUF1328 domain-containing protein — translation MFRWAIIFAVIALIASLLGFGGVAGLSKDFAVILLVIAVILAIVGFLSRGKV, via the coding sequence ATGTTTCGTTGGGCGATTATATTTGCGGTGATTGCACTGATTGCTAGTTTACTAGGTTTTGGTGGTGTCGCAGGATTATCTAAAGACTTTGCAGTGATTTTACTGGTAATTGCCGTGATTTTAGCAATTGTTGGTTTCCTTTCTCGCGGAAAGGTTTAG
- a CDS encoding YcgN family cysteine cluster protein translates to MTDNLRPEFWKKYALNELTSQEWEALCDGCGLCCLIKLEDEDTHEVAYTKVACKLLDCKTARCADYPNRLEYVPDCIQLSPDRLDELHWLPPSCAYKRLNEGQSLPRWHYLNTGSRDTVIKAKKSAAGRCLSEVEVNEDDIEDYIVRWVR, encoded by the coding sequence ATGACGGATAACTTACGCCCAGAGTTCTGGAAAAAATACGCCTTAAATGAACTGACATCTCAGGAATGGGAAGCCTTGTGCGATGGTTGTGGGTTGTGTTGTTTAATCAAACTCGAAGATGAAGATACGCATGAAGTCGCCTACACCAAAGTAGCGTGTAAACTTTTAGATTGTAAAACCGCTCGATGTGCTGATTATCCAAATCGCTTGGAATATGTACCGGATTGCATCCAACTAAGTCCAGATCGACTTGATGAACTGCATTGGCTACCGCCAAGTTGTGCCTATAAACGTTTAAATGAAGGTCAAAGTTTGCCGAGATGGCATTATTTAAATACAGGGTCACGTGACACGGTGATTAAAGCCAAAAAGTCAGCAGCAGGGCGTTGCCTGAGTGAAGTTGAGGTTAATGAGGACGACATCGAAGATTATATCGTCCGTTGGGTACGCTAA
- a CDS encoding putative bifunctional diguanylate cyclase/phosphodiesterase encodes MTYDKHRQMTAERMDMPASSQLNVSPAGHLSESNLIQNLIDSLPHPMWVNAHDNVEYFNTSMMQYLGIRLNQFADFNWRIYIHPDDLNLFLIQWHEALDLQKNVEIQCRIRQPNYDYRMCLLSMKFHNDEDSLLQWAVSLTDVHDYFEIQQQLSHVVATQKNMLDASVDCIKIVTPTGEVSHMNRSGCVALGVDLEEKKFGMPWLKLLPSEVRRAGQRALKRAAQGMNARFAGKSQQPNQPIQYWDNLLTPILDENNVTQNILCVTRNVSQQRIAESRLKTVIERDELTGLYNRRTFYKLFKRALLKAKQQNTEVGVLLIDLDYFKHINDTMGHIAGDHLLHVLGERFHANFGKNTIISRLGGDEFVILVKNLESEAQLFDIARLACAQMDQPINYTGQTINGGMSIGCAMYPRDGLSTSNLLKCADIALNDLKNSGRGGIRMFNQEMFKSLDDMTKQLTLARKIIKSDQILPYYQPKVRLSDGAVIGFEALLRWKDQDQQIQLPSHIFCAFQDYELASRISETMQLKVFEDMMRWKEQGLEIMPISINAAPVEFLRDDYAEKLLERLSRFDIPADKVELEITEQSLSERGANYVIRALNVLKEFGISISLDDFGTGHSSLTRLQEYPVDCIKIDRNFVNRMNSDPSALAIVKAITQIGSSISLDVLVEGIENTDQLTTLINCDCQIGQGFYFYRPMAGQSAEKLLQTRPS; translated from the coding sequence ATGACGTATGATAAACATAGACAAATGACAGCGGAGCGTATGGATATGCCTGCATCATCACAACTCAATGTTTCCCCAGCTGGTCATCTTTCTGAATCCAATTTGATTCAAAATCTGATTGATAGTCTGCCACATCCCATGTGGGTCAATGCACATGACAATGTCGAATATTTTAATACATCAATGATGCAATACCTCGGTATTCGTCTGAACCAGTTCGCTGACTTTAACTGGCGTATTTATATTCATCCCGATGATCTGAATCTATTTTTAATACAATGGCATGAAGCCTTAGACCTACAAAAAAATGTAGAGATTCAGTGTCGTATTCGTCAGCCAAACTATGATTATCGCATGTGTCTGTTGTCGATGAAGTTTCATAATGATGAAGACTCATTATTACAGTGGGCTGTTTCACTGACGGATGTACATGATTATTTCGAAATTCAACAACAACTTTCTCATGTGGTCGCGACGCAAAAAAACATGCTGGATGCCAGTGTCGACTGCATCAAAATTGTTACTCCAACAGGTGAAGTAAGCCATATGAACCGTTCTGGTTGTGTGGCTTTAGGTGTCGATCTCGAAGAGAAAAAGTTCGGCATGCCGTGGTTAAAACTGTTACCTTCTGAGGTTCGTAGAGCGGGTCAACGTGCGCTCAAACGTGCGGCTCAAGGTATGAATGCGCGTTTTGCAGGGAAAAGTCAGCAACCTAATCAGCCTATACAATATTGGGATAATTTACTCACCCCAATTCTGGATGAAAACAATGTCACCCAAAATATCCTCTGCGTTACACGTAATGTCAGTCAACAACGTATTGCGGAATCACGCTTAAAAACCGTCATTGAACGTGATGAATTAACGGGTTTATATAACCGTCGTACGTTCTATAAATTATTTAAACGCGCTTTACTTAAAGCCAAGCAGCAAAATACTGAAGTCGGTGTTTTACTGATTGATTTGGATTACTTTAAGCATATTAATGACACCATGGGACATATTGCAGGTGACCATTTACTGCATGTGCTTGGTGAGCGTTTCCATGCTAATTTTGGTAAAAACACTATCATTTCCCGCTTAGGTGGTGATGAATTCGTGATCTTGGTGAAAAACTTAGAAAGCGAAGCTCAACTCTTTGATATTGCTCGACTTGCTTGTGCTCAAATGGACCAACCGATTAATTATACCGGTCAGACCATTAATGGCGGCATGAGTATCGGCTGCGCCATGTATCCACGTGATGGGTTAAGTACATCAAACTTACTTAAATGTGCCGATATTGCGCTCAACGATTTAAAAAATAGTGGTCGTGGTGGCATTCGCATGTTCAATCAAGAGATGTTTAAATCACTTGATGACATGACCAAGCAGCTCACCTTGGCACGTAAAATTATTAAATCAGATCAAATCCTACCGTATTACCAACCAAAGGTTCGTTTGTCCGATGGGGCTGTTATTGGCTTCGAGGCGCTACTACGTTGGAAAGATCAGGACCAACAGATTCAGCTGCCATCACATATCTTCTGTGCCTTCCAAGACTATGAATTGGCTTCACGTATTAGTGAAACCATGCAGTTAAAAGTCTTTGAAGATATGATGCGCTGGAAAGAGCAAGGTCTTGAAATCATGCCCATTTCAATTAACGCAGCGCCGGTTGAGTTTTTACGTGACGATTATGCAGAAAAACTCTTAGAGCGATTATCTCGCTTTGATATTCCTGCAGATAAAGTCGAACTCGAGATTACTGAACAAAGTTTATCGGAACGTGGCGCAAACTACGTGATTCGCGCACTGAATGTTTTAAAAGAATTCGGTATTAGCATTTCACTCGATGACTTTGGAACAGGTCATTCGTCTTTAACACGCTTACAGGAATATCCTGTGGATTGTATTAAGATCGACCGTAACTTTGTAAATCGAATGAATAGCGATCCTTCTGCTCTTGCGATTGTTAAAGCGATTACTCAGATTGGTTCCAGTATTTCCCTCGATGTCTTGGTCGAAGGCATTGAAAATACTGATCAACTCACCACACTGATTAACTGTGATTGTCAGATTGGTCAGGGCTTTTACTTCTATCGTCCAATGGCAGGACAATCTGCAGAAAAACTTCTACAAACCCGCCCCTCTTAA
- a CDS encoding replication-associated recombination protein A, translating to MSDSHIPLPERLRPRDLCEIIGQDHLLGEEAPLRQMIDQGHLPSIIFWGPPGVGKTTIALLLAQAIDRPFVSLSALSTGVKELREVIAEGTDLFTPVVFIDEIHRFNKSQQDALLSAVEKGKITLIGATTENPSFEVNSALLSRCQVYTLNALSNESIQTLLEHAIAKDAFLQERYIKVEEFDALIQFAAGDARKALNLLDLVASTFEPDQENIINNAIVVKVAQQNIARYDKSGEQHYDLVSAFIKSIRGSDPDAALYWMARMLKGGEDPVFIARRMLIAASEDIGNSNPNALLLAGECFRSVQAIGMPECRIILGQCAVYLATSAKSNSTYLAINRAMELAEKTANLAVPLHLRNAPTKLMKAQGYGADYLYPHNYPEHFVLQEYMPPELKGTKLYESARNKREVEGERLQQRRWQQEQQQQ from the coding sequence ATGTCAGACAGTCACATCCCATTGCCCGAGCGTTTAAGACCACGCGATCTCTGTGAAATTATTGGACAGGATCATCTTCTTGGTGAAGAAGCACCGCTTCGTCAAATGATTGATCAGGGACATTTGCCGTCTATTATTTTTTGGGGACCTCCTGGGGTGGGCAAGACCACCATTGCTTTATTGCTGGCACAGGCAATCGACCGTCCTTTTGTCAGTCTATCGGCATTAAGTACTGGGGTAAAAGAATTAAGAGAAGTCATTGCTGAAGGGACGGACTTATTTACGCCTGTGGTTTTTATTGATGAAATACACCGCTTTAATAAGTCTCAGCAGGATGCACTGCTTAGCGCGGTAGAAAAAGGCAAAATTACTTTAATTGGTGCGACTACAGAAAATCCGTCTTTTGAAGTCAATAGTGCTTTATTGTCACGTTGTCAGGTTTATACCTTAAATGCTTTGAGCAATGAGTCGATTCAGACCTTGCTTGAACATGCGATTGCCAAAGATGCTTTTTTACAAGAGCGTTATATTAAGGTTGAAGAATTTGATGCGCTGATTCAGTTTGCAGCAGGCGATGCTCGTAAAGCGCTTAATTTACTGGACTTAGTGGCGAGTACATTTGAGCCTGACCAAGAAAATATCATCAACAATGCCATTGTGGTGAAAGTCGCTCAGCAAAATATTGCCCGTTACGATAAATCAGGCGAACAACACTACGATCTGGTGTCTGCATTTATTAAGTCGATTCGAGGCAGTGACCCTGACGCCGCGCTTTATTGGATGGCACGCATGCTTAAAGGTGGAGAAGACCCAGTCTTTATTGCACGCCGTATGCTCATCGCTGCTTCGGAAGATATTGGAAACTCTAACCCAAATGCTTTATTGCTGGCAGGAGAATGCTTCCGCTCAGTCCAAGCGATTGGCATGCCGGAATGTCGGATTATTTTAGGACAGTGTGCAGTGTACTTGGCGACCAGTGCGAAAAGTAACAGTACTTATCTTGCGATTAACCGTGCCATGGAATTGGCAGAGAAAACTGCAAATTTAGCGGTGCCTTTACATTTACGTAATGCGCCAACCAAATTGATGAAAGCTCAAGGTTATGGTGCAGATTATCTGTATCCACATAATTATCCTGAGCATTTTGTATTGCAAGAGTATATGCCGCCTGAATTGAAAGGCACCAAGCTGTATGAATCAGCACGAAATAAACGTGAAGTTGAAGGCGAACGCTTACAACAACGCCGTTGGCAGCAAGAGCAGCAACAACAATAG
- the purC gene encoding phosphoribosylaminoimidazolesuccinocarboxamide synthase, producing MLKQTLLYTGKAKSVYTTDSSDHLILVFRDDASAFNGEKIEQLDRKGKVNNRFNAFIMEKLAAAGIETHFEKLLSPTEVLVKKLSMIPVECVVRNYAAGSLCRRLGVEEGKELVPPTFELFFKDDALGDPMVNESQAISLGWATAEQLAQMKELTYKVNDVLKALFDAGNMLLVDFKLEFGVFHDRIVLGDEFSPDGCRLWDKDTKKKLDKDRFRQGLGGVVEAYEEVAARLGIDLSDI from the coding sequence ATGTTAAAACAAACCTTGCTCTATACTGGTAAAGCGAAATCTGTTTACACAACAGATAGTTCAGACCACCTCATCCTCGTATTCCGTGACGATGCATCTGCATTTAACGGTGAAAAAATCGAGCAACTGGATCGTAAAGGCAAGGTGAACAACCGTTTTAACGCCTTTATCATGGAAAAATTGGCTGCTGCAGGCATTGAAACTCACTTTGAAAAACTTCTTTCTCCAACTGAAGTTCTTGTGAAAAAACTCAGCATGATTCCTGTGGAATGTGTTGTTCGTAACTATGCAGCAGGTTCTCTATGCCGCCGTCTTGGTGTAGAAGAAGGTAAAGAGCTTGTTCCACCAACTTTCGAGTTGTTCTTTAAAGATGATGCACTTGGCGACCCAATGGTAAACGAGTCTCAAGCGATTTCTTTAGGCTGGGCAACTGCTGAACAATTAGCTCAAATGAAAGAACTGACTTACAAAGTAAATGACGTCCTTAAAGCATTATTCGATGCTGGCAACATGCTTCTTGTTGACTTTAAACTTGAATTTGGTGTGTTCCATGACCGCATCGTACTTGGTGATGAGTTCTCTCCAGACGGTTGCCGTTTATGGGATAAAGACACTAAGAAAAAATTAGATAAAGACCGTTTCCGCCAAGGTTTAGGTGGTGTGGTTGAAGCATATGAAGAAGTTGCTGCACGTTTAGGCATCGACCTTTCAGATATCTAA
- a CDS encoding lipoprotein-34 precursor (NlpB), producing the protein MQRFLGLTLALSVFSMTGCSSMGISNGSLDYKDTTTLEPLKYPEGAMVRPATPLYPAPTVDVLAIENAPKLVNERGNRYVMPRPPVSADRSTQDNDLQSDIIGKPQLLSDGNRNPLLKIDGNSATIWQYTLATLSSLNYSIVAQNKNRYEATIKVDQQTYILRLSPVGSSNNLAVFNADNNFADPEKSAELLNQIYQNWPA; encoded by the coding sequence ATGCAACGATTTTTAGGACTTACTCTCGCACTTTCAGTCTTCAGTATGACGGGTTGTAGTTCAATGGGAATCAGTAATGGTTCACTTGATTACAAAGACACCACGACCTTAGAACCACTGAAATATCCAGAAGGTGCCATGGTTCGTCCTGCAACACCGTTGTATCCTGCACCTACTGTCGACGTGCTTGCGATTGAAAATGCACCGAAGCTTGTGAATGAGCGTGGCAACCGTTATGTGATGCCACGCCCACCAGTAAGCGCCGATCGGTCAACGCAAGATAATGATCTTCAATCAGATATTATCGGAAAACCACAGTTATTAAGTGATGGAAATCGAAATCCACTGCTTAAAATTGATGGAAACTCTGCTACAATATGGCAATACACACTTGCCACCCTCAGTAGTCTTAACTATTCAATTGTTGCTCAGAACAAAAATCGTTATGAAGCAACCATTAAAGTCGATCAGCAGACTTATATATTAAGATTGTCTCCTGTAGGTTCGAGTAACAACCTAGCTGTGTTCAATGCCGATAACAATTTTGCAGACCCTGAAAAATCCGCAGAATTGTTAAACCAGATTTACCAAAATTGGCCAGCCTAG
- the dapA gene encoding 4-hydroxy-tetrahydrodipicolinate synthase: MTQQAQTIQGSIVALVTPMFEDGSVDWKGLEKLVEWHIAEGTNSIVAVGTTGEASTLSMNEHTQVIKEIIRVANKRIPIIAGTGANSTHEAIELTREAKELGADAALLVTPYYNKPTQEGLYQHYKAIAEAVDLPQILYNVPGRTGVDMSNETVIRLADLPQIVGIKDATGDVARGAELIKGLEGKAMTVYSGDDPTAYQLIAHGAKGNISVTANVAPKVMSQVCAAAIAGDAEKAESLNATVANLHNILFCESNPIPVKWALHDMGLIGTGIRLPLTPLAEQYRAPLHEALVAAGVNK, encoded by the coding sequence ATGACTCAGCAAGCACAGACCATTCAGGGTTCCATTGTCGCACTCGTCACCCCAATGTTTGAAGATGGCAGCGTAGATTGGAAGGGTCTAGAGAAGCTCGTTGAGTGGCATATTGCTGAAGGCACTAACAGTATTGTTGCTGTTGGTACAACTGGCGAAGCATCTACTCTCAGTATGAATGAACACACACAAGTGATCAAAGAAATCATCCGTGTGGCAAATAAACGCATTCCGATTATTGCGGGTACAGGTGCAAATTCTACTCACGAAGCCATTGAATTAACTCGTGAAGCGAAAGAGCTAGGTGCAGATGCTGCCCTACTTGTGACACCTTATTATAATAAACCGACGCAAGAAGGTCTTTATCAACACTATAAAGCCATTGCTGAAGCGGTTGATCTTCCTCAAATTCTATATAACGTACCAGGTCGTACTGGCGTTGATATGTCGAATGAAACTGTAATTCGTCTTGCAGACTTACCGCAAATTGTCGGTATTAAAGATGCAACAGGTGATGTTGCACGTGGTGCCGAACTGATTAAAGGTCTTGAAGGCAAAGCCATGACTGTTTATTCAGGCGATGATCCAACTGCATATCAATTAATTGCACATGGTGCCAAAGGCAATATTTCTGTGACTGCAAACGTTGCACCGAAAGTAATGAGCCAAGTTTGTGCGGCAGCCATTGCCGGTGATGCTGAAAAAGCAGAAAGTCTGAATGCAACAGTTGCAAATTTACACAATATTCTATTTTGCGAATCGAACCCGATTCCTGTGAAATGGGCACTCCATGACATGGGCTTAATTGGAACTGGTATTCGCCTTCCATTAACACCACTTGCAGAACAATATCGCGCACCGCTTCATGAAGCACTTGTTGCAGCGGGCGTTAACAAATAA
- the mhpT gene encoding 3-(3-hydroxy-phenyl)propionate transporter MhpT, translating into MERSDNKHAIITVAICFLIAVIEGLDIQAAGIAAAGIREYFSLDSSQLGVFFSAGILGLLPGALIAGRLADRIGRKTVLIWSVVMFAIFTLCTVWVNSFYSLLTVRFLAGAGLGGAMPILITLASEAVSPANRGRAVGLMYCGMPVGAAILSLIAATEFGANWKNVFYLGGLLPIIVVPLMLWCLPESKEYLLAKNKTEAEKSSAPQGSFKDLFNVQNRLRTILIWISYFFTLMVVYIMLSWLPSLFMELGFTRQNGSTAQFYFMVTATIGTVILGMLTDRWKKAYVIVLMYGGILAGLLALNGASSLNQMYLAAALAGAFVIGCQGVLYAFGSIVYPTEVRGTGVGVASAVGRIGAMLGPAIAGQLLAAGFGAAGVISAAIPCIVISSLCMLLLVSRTKV; encoded by the coding sequence ATGGAAAGATCAGATAATAAACACGCAATTATTACCGTTGCGATTTGTTTTTTAATCGCGGTAATTGAAGGACTAGATATTCAGGCGGCAGGGATTGCCGCTGCAGGTATCCGTGAGTATTTCTCACTTGATAGTTCACAACTTGGCGTATTTTTCAGTGCAGGGATTTTGGGTTTATTACCAGGTGCCTTAATTGCAGGTCGTTTGGCAGATCGTATTGGTCGTAAAACGGTTTTGATTTGGTCAGTGGTGATGTTCGCGATCTTTACTCTGTGCACAGTATGGGTAAATAGCTTCTATTCATTGCTAACAGTGCGCTTTTTAGCAGGTGCAGGTTTAGGTGGCGCAATGCCAATTCTCATTACCTTGGCATCTGAAGCTGTATCGCCAGCCAATCGTGGTCGTGCTGTCGGTTTGATGTATTGTGGTATGCCAGTGGGTGCAGCGATTTTATCGCTGATTGCTGCAACAGAATTTGGTGCGAACTGGAAAAATGTGTTCTATCTAGGTGGTTTGCTACCGATTATTGTTGTGCCTTTAATGCTGTGGTGCTTACCAGAGTCAAAAGAATACTTGCTGGCAAAAAACAAAACTGAAGCAGAAAAATCTTCAGCACCACAAGGTTCATTTAAAGATTTATTCAATGTACAAAACCGCTTACGTACCATCTTAATCTGGATCAGCTACTTCTTTACGCTGATGGTGGTCTATATCATGCTGAGCTGGTTGCCATCGTTGTTCATGGAACTTGGCTTTACCCGTCAAAATGGTTCAACAGCACAGTTCTACTTCATGGTGACTGCAACAATCGGTACGGTTATCTTGGGTATGCTGACTGATCGCTGGAAAAAAGCATATGTGATCGTATTGATGTACGGTGGTATTTTGGCAGGCTTGTTGGCACTGAATGGCGCGAGTTCATTAAATCAAATGTACTTGGCGGCAGCATTGGCAGGTGCCTTCGTGATTGGTTGCCAAGGCGTACTCTATGCATTCGGTAGTATTGTGTATCCTACAGAAGTACGTGGTACAGGCGTAGGTGTAGCATCTGCTGTAGGTCGTATCGGTGCAATGCTTGGTCCTGCAATTGCGGGTCAATTATTGGCAGCAGGCTTTGGTGCAGCGGGTGTAATCTCGGCAGCAATTCCATGTATCGTGATTTCATCACTTTGTATGTTGCTGCTCGTAAGCCGTACAAAAGTTTAA
- the pncA gene encoding bifunctional nicotinamidase/pyrazinamidase: MFDQAALIVVDVQRGFCPGGNLAVAHADEIIPNIHQVAEAFNTIVLTQDWHPADHISFAENHEGKRPYDTIQLNYGEQVLWPSHCVQGTVDAELHPNLNLPQAQLVIRKGFHPAIDSYSAFMEADRKTLTGLAGYLKERGIQKVFITGIATDFCVAWTAIDACKFGFESYVISDATKGIDLNGSLQHAWQEMLASGVKRVYVKDVLHALNA; encoded by the coding sequence ATGTTCGATCAGGCAGCTTTAATTGTGGTAGATGTACAACGTGGTTTTTGTCCAGGTGGAAACTTGGCTGTTGCCCATGCAGATGAAATTATTCCAAATATTCATCAGGTTGCAGAAGCATTTAACACCATCGTGTTAACCCAAGATTGGCATCCTGCGGATCACATTTCTTTTGCAGAAAATCATGAGGGCAAGAGACCTTATGACACGATTCAATTGAATTACGGTGAACAGGTATTGTGGCCGAGTCATTGTGTGCAAGGCACCGTAGATGCGGAATTGCATCCAAATTTGAATTTGCCACAGGCACAGCTTGTTATCCGTAAAGGTTTTCACCCAGCCATCGACAGCTATTCTGCATTTATGGAAGCTGATCGTAAAACTTTGACCGGCCTTGCTGGCTATCTAAAAGAACGTGGTATTCAAAAAGTATTCATTACGGGGATTGCTACAGATTTCTGTGTGGCATGGACAGCAATTGATGCTTGTAAATTCGGTTTCGAAAGTTACGTCATTTCGGATGCAACCAAAGGAATCGATTTAAATGGTTCATTGCAACATGCTTGGCAGGAAATGTTGGCCAGTGGCGTTAAACGTGTCTATGTCAAAGATGTGCTACATGCTTTAAATGCCTAA